The following are encoded together in the Pseudomonas sp. IB20 genome:
- a CDS encoding DUF2946 domain-containing protein, with product MARQRFAIVWIACFAVLFNAFAMPMASAMQQSSDPVQQLLWGSFCSSNGASLKTIALGKLDIPAPQQDDHSTMQHCWCCSGSPPLVALPGHVPQLYVTRFAAVQSLPPPSLQAPTPRQQWPSLNPRASPTA from the coding sequence ATGGCCCGTCAACGCTTTGCAATTGTGTGGATCGCCTGCTTTGCAGTGCTGTTCAACGCCTTTGCCATGCCGATGGCCAGTGCGATGCAGCAGTCCAGTGACCCCGTGCAGCAATTGCTGTGGGGCAGTTTCTGTTCGTCTAATGGCGCCAGCCTGAAGACCATTGCCCTGGGCAAGCTGGACATTCCGGCGCCGCAGCAGGACGACCACTCCACCATGCAGCATTGCTGGTGTTGCTCGGGCTCGCCGCCGCTGGTGGCGTTGCCGGGGCATGTGCCGCAGTTGTACGTCACACGGTTTGCGGCGGTGCAGAGCCTGCCGCCACCTTCACTGCAAGCGCCTACACCGCGCCAGCAATGGCCGAGCCTCAACCCGCGCGCCTCTCCAACGGCCTGA
- a CDS encoding cobalt-precorrin-6A reductase — MKRILLLGGVTEALAIARTLGPEHIYSLAGVGRVPTDLTCHVRVGGYGGVEGLVQFVREEHISLILDATHPYAAQISRNAAEAATLSGIPCWALRRPAWQPQAGDDWREVSDWAELIEALKPFKRPLFTLGREPLQHLEEIPPEQFWTLRALDVYPGNARCEVIGARGPFLIEDERALFERRGIDVLISKNSGSTATEPKLEVARELGMPVLVLKRPVLAAVDREFTDVAAVLQAVNTL, encoded by the coding sequence ATGAAACGCATCCTGCTGTTGGGCGGCGTGACTGAAGCCCTGGCCATTGCCCGAACTCTGGGCCCGGAGCACATCTATAGCCTGGCGGGCGTGGGCCGCGTACCGACGGACCTCACATGCCACGTGCGTGTCGGCGGTTATGGTGGCGTTGAGGGCCTCGTGCAGTTTGTCCGTGAGGAACACATCAGCCTGATTCTCGACGCCACCCATCCCTATGCAGCTCAGATCAGCCGGAATGCTGCCGAGGCTGCAACGCTGTCCGGCATCCCTTGCTGGGCGTTGCGCCGCCCGGCGTGGCAACCGCAGGCGGGCGATGACTGGCGTGAGGTCAGTGATTGGGCCGAGCTGATTGAAGCGTTGAAACCCTTCAAGCGGCCGTTGTTCACTCTTGGGCGCGAGCCGTTGCAGCATCTCGAGGAAATTCCGCCGGAGCAGTTCTGGACGCTGCGCGCGCTGGATGTGTATCCGGGGAATGCGCGCTGTGAAGTCATCGGTGCGCGTGGGCCGTTTCTGATCGAGGATGAGCGCGCGTTGTTTGAGCGGCGTGGGATTGATGTGCTGATCAGCAAGAACAGCGGCAGCACGGCCACTGAACCGAAGCTGGAAGTGGCTCGCGAGCTGGGAATGCCGGTGCTTGTATTGAAGCGTCCAGTGTTGGCTGCGGTAGATCGAGAGTTCACCGACGTGGCTGCGGTGCTACAGGCAGTCAACACTCTCTAA